From a single Oreochromis niloticus isolate F11D_XX linkage group LG3, O_niloticus_UMD_NMBU, whole genome shotgun sequence genomic region:
- the LOC109197621 gene encoding coxsackievirus and adenovirus receptor — protein sequence MFAVITSLCSTLMFVVFVSADQEIITAESGQNVTLTCRASNNIIAVNWSRADLGTKYVLFYRDERFFPDDQHPSFKNRVDLQDRQMKDGDVSLILKDVTINDTGTYECRVAQKEPNQERPSLKLISSIHLHVDPPGQTGGAVGLIVGLSVSAVLLVAAVAGFLIYRKHKQP from the exons ATGTTTGCTGTAATTACGTCACTCTGCTCCACTTTGATGTTTGTCGTGTtcgtctctgcag accaggaaatcatcacagctgagtctggacagaacgtcactctgacatgtcgagcttcAAACAACATTATAGCAGTAAACTGGAGCCGAGCTGACCTGGGAACAAAATATGTCCTTTTTTACCGGGATGAGCGTTTTTTTCCAGAcgaccagcatccatcttttaagaaccgggtggatctgcaggacagacagatgaaggatggagacgtgtctttgattctgaaggatgtgacgattaatgacactggaacatacgagtgtcgtgtTGCCCAAAAAGAACCAAACCAAGAGAGACCCAGTTTGAAGCTCATCAGCAGCATCCACCTtcatgttgatcctccag gtcagacaggaggagctgTTGGACTGATTGTTGGTCTGTCAGTTTCTGCTGTGcttcttgttgctgctgttgctggatttttgatctacagaaaacataaacaaccGTAG
- the LOC109197622 gene encoding coxsackievirus and adenovirus receptor, whose translation MFAVITSLCSTLMFAVFVSADQKIITAESGQNVTLTCRASNNIIAVNWSRADLGTKYVLFYRDEQFVPDMQHPSFKNRVDLQDRQMKDGDVSLILKDVTINDTGTYECRVAQKEPNQERPSLKLISIIYLHVVPPGQTGGSAGLIVGLSVSAVLLVAAVAGFLICRKHKQP comes from the exons ATGTTTGCTGTAATTACGTCACTCTGCTCCACTTTGATGTTTGCCGTGTtcgtctctgcag accagaaaatcatcacagctgaATCTGGACAGaatgtcactctgacatgtcgagcttcAAACAACATTATAGCAGTAaactggagcagagctgacctgggaaCAAAATATGTCCTTTTTTACCGGGATGAGCAGTTTGTTCCAGACAtgcagcatccatcttttaagaaccgggtggatctgcaggacagacagatgaaggatggagacgtgtctttgattctgaaggatgtgacgattaatgatactggaacatacgagtgtcgtgtTGCCCAAAAAGAACCAAACCAAGAGAGACCCAGTTTGAAGCTCATCAGCATCATCTACCTTCatgttgttcctccag gtcagacaggaggatcTGCTGGACTGATTGTTGGTCTGTCAGTTTCTGCTGTGcttcttgttgctgctgttgctggaTTTTTgatctgcagaaaacataaacaaccGTAG